The following are encoded together in the Parabacteroides chongii genome:
- a CDS encoding anthranilate synthase component II: protein MSKILLFDNYDSFTYNLLHILKELGADVEVHRNDKISLEEVDRFDKILLSPGPGIPEEAGILLPLIRRYAPTKSILGVCLGEQAIGEAFGATLINLTDVHHGVCSDIKVTAKEPLFAGLEPGFRAGRYHSWVVSRENFPDCLEITAEDMEEKQIMALRHRTYDVRGIQFHPESVLTPKGKAIIENWLNMR from the coding sequence ATGAGCAAGATATTATTATTCGATAATTACGATTCCTTCACCTACAATTTATTACACATACTGAAGGAACTTGGTGCAGATGTTGAAGTACACCGCAATGATAAAATATCACTGGAAGAAGTGGATCGTTTCGACAAGATACTCCTTTCACCCGGTCCCGGCATTCCCGAAGAGGCAGGTATCCTGCTTCCTCTGATCCGCAGATATGCCCCGACCAAAAGTATCCTGGGCGTTTGCCTGGGTGAACAGGCCATCGGCGAAGCATTCGGAGCAACCCTGATCAATCTGACGGACGTACATCACGGTGTTTGTTCCGACATAAAAGTAACAGCGAAAGAACCATTGTTTGCGGGACTGGAACCCGGATTCCGTGCCGGACGTTATCATTCATGGGTCGTATCACGCGAGAATTTCCCCGATTGCCTGGAAATAACTGCCGAAGATATGGAAGAGAAACAAATCATGGCTTTGCGTCACCGCACCTATGATGTAAGAGGTATCCAGTTCCACCCGGAATCCGTACTGACCCCGAAAGGGAAGGCTATCATAGAAAATTGGTTAAACATGCGGTAA
- a CDS encoding class I fructose-bisphosphate aldolase, whose protein sequence is MDTSKIKSLLGDKAEYLLGHTCKTIDKSLIHIPSPSTVDDIWINTDRNIQTLNNLQRMLGSGRLANTGYLSILPVDQDIEHTAGASFAPNPIYFDPENIVKLAIEGGCNAVASTFGNLGVVARKYAHKIPFLVKLNHNELLTYPNSYNQVMFGTVKEAWNMGAAAVGATIYFGSAESRDQLVEIADAFEYAHELGMATVLWCYLRNNDFKKDGVDYHAAADLTGQANHLGVTIKADIVKQKLPTNNGGFTAINFGKVDKKMYTELATEHPIDLCRYQVANGYMGRIGLINSGGESHGASDLKDAVTTAVINKRAGGMGLISGRKAFQRSMKDGVELLHTIQDVYLDPEITIA, encoded by the coding sequence ATGGATACATCAAAGATTAAAAGCCTGTTAGGCGACAAAGCGGAGTATTTACTTGGTCATACCTGCAAAACGATTGACAAATCGCTGATACATATTCCATCTCCTTCAACAGTAGATGATATCTGGATCAATACAGACAGAAATATTCAAACATTAAATAATTTACAAAGGATGCTGGGAAGCGGACGTCTTGCCAATACCGGCTATTTGTCTATCCTTCCCGTAGACCAGGATATAGAACATACGGCAGGCGCTTCATTTGCCCCCAACCCTATTTACTTCGACCCGGAAAACATTGTAAAGCTGGCTATCGAAGGAGGCTGTAACGCTGTGGCTTCCACATTCGGGAACTTAGGAGTAGTGGCACGCAAATATGCACACAAAATACCGTTCCTTGTAAAGCTCAATCATAACGAATTGTTGACTTATCCGAACAGTTACAATCAGGTGATGTTCGGTACGGTCAAGGAGGCCTGGAATATGGGTGCCGCCGCCGTTGGTGCTACGATCTATTTCGGTTCTGCCGAAAGCCGTGACCAATTAGTTGAAATTGCAGATGCATTCGAATATGCCCATGAGTTGGGTATGGCAACTGTGCTCTGGTGTTATTTAAGAAACAATGATTTCAAGAAAGATGGTGTCGATTATCATGCAGCTGCCGACCTGACCGGACAGGCTAACCATCTAGGCGTTACCATCAAAGCCGATATCGTAAAACAGAAACTACCGACGAACAACGGAGGTTTTACTGCCATCAACTTCGGCAAAGTGGATAAAAAGATGTACACCGAACTGGCTACCGAACACCCGATCGACCTTTGCCGCTACCAGGTTGCAAACGGTTATATGGGACGCATCGGCCTCATCAACTCCGGCGGTGAATCACACGGAGCCTCCGATCTGAAGGATGCCGTTACTACAGCCGTCATCAATAAACGTGCCGGCGGTATGGGCCTGATCAGCGGACGTAAAGCATTCCAACGCTCCATGAAGGATGGCGTCGAACTGCTACACACCATTCAGGATGTTTATCTGGACCCGGAAATTACAATCGCATAA
- the trpD gene encoding anthranilate phosphoribosyltransferase, with the protein MKDILYRLFEHQYLGRDEARQILQNMAAGQYNDSQIASLITVYLMRNIAVEELSGFREALLEMRVPVDLSDYKPIDIVGTGGDGKNTFNISTASCFVVAGAGYNVVKHGNYGATSVSGASNVMEQHGVKFTNDIDQLRRSMDTCHIAYLHAPLFNPALKAVAPVRKSLGVRSFFNMLGPLVNPVMPAYQLLGVYNLPLLRLYSYTYQESGTRFAVVHSLDGFDEISLTTEFKVAMPEKEKLYTPEMLGFPRCTEADLDGGQTVEDAARIFDSVMHNTATPAQKNCVIANSAFAIQVICPEKKIETCIAEARESLESGKALETLKKFISLNN; encoded by the coding sequence ATGAAAGATATATTATACAGATTATTCGAACATCAGTATCTAGGACGGGATGAAGCACGGCAGATACTTCAAAATATGGCGGCCGGACAATATAACGATTCACAGATTGCCAGCCTGATCACCGTCTATCTGATGCGTAACATCGCCGTAGAGGAATTGAGCGGATTCCGCGAAGCACTGCTCGAAATGCGGGTTCCGGTCGATCTGTCGGATTACAAGCCGATCGATATTGTAGGGACAGGCGGCGACGGTAAAAACACGTTCAATATAAGTACGGCCTCCTGTTTTGTCGTTGCCGGGGCGGGTTACAATGTGGTAAAACATGGTAACTACGGGGCAACCTCCGTCAGCGGAGCGAGCAACGTGATGGAACAGCACGGCGTGAAGTTCACCAACGATATCGACCAACTACGCCGAAGCATGGATACCTGCCATATCGCTTATCTGCATGCTCCGTTGTTCAACCCGGCATTGAAGGCAGTAGCCCCGGTACGTAAAAGCCTGGGAGTACGCAGCTTTTTCAATATGCTCGGCCCGCTGGTCAATCCGGTGATGCCTGCCTATCAGTTATTAGGTGTATATAACCTGCCGTTACTCCGTCTGTACAGCTACACGTATCAGGAAAGCGGAACACGTTTTGCCGTCGTTCACAGCCTGGACGGATTCGATGAAATATCGCTGACGACAGAGTTTAAGGTGGCTATGCCGGAGAAAGAAAAGCTCTACACACCGGAGATGCTGGGTTTCCCCCGTTGCACGGAAGCAGACCTCGACGGAGGGCAGACCGTAGAAGACGCAGCCCGTATTTTCGACAGTGTGATGCACAACACGGCTACTCCGGCACAAAAGAATTGCGTGATTGCCAATTCCGCTTTTGCCATCCAGGTAATCTGCCCGGAAAAGAAGATAGAAACCTGTATCGCTGAAGCTCGTGAATCTTTGGAAAGCGGTAAGGCGTTAGAGACATTAAAGAAATTCATTTCATTAAACAATTAA
- the trpA gene encoding tryptophan synthase subunit alpha yields MNRITNLFETKKNGILSVYFTAGYPQLNDTVTILKELEAKGIHMVEVGIPFSDPMADGPVIQEAATQALHNGMSLHLLFDQLKDIRKEVQMPLVLMGYLNPIMQFGFEAFCKKCVETGIDGVIIPDLPFADYMSDYKETADRYDLKLIMLITPETSADRIRLIDEHTSGFIYMVSSAATTGAQQSFDDQKQAYFRRINAMNLQNPRLVGFGISNKATFEAASSNSSGAIIGSKFIQLLKSEKTISDAVDKLLEGLKK; encoded by the coding sequence ATGAATCGTATTACAAACTTATTCGAAACAAAAAAGAACGGCATCCTGTCCGTTTATTTTACAGCCGGTTACCCGCAGTTGAACGATACGGTAACCATTCTGAAAGAGTTGGAAGCCAAAGGCATCCATATGGTAGAAGTAGGCATCCCCTTTTCCGATCCGATGGCTGACGGTCCGGTTATCCAGGAGGCTGCAACCCAGGCCCTCCATAACGGCATGTCGTTACATCTCCTGTTCGACCAGTTGAAGGATATACGAAAGGAAGTTCAAATGCCGCTGGTACTGATGGGTTACCTTAATCCGATCATGCAATTCGGCTTCGAGGCATTCTGTAAGAAGTGTGTGGAAACCGGTATAGACGGCGTGATCATCCCCGACCTCCCGTTTGCCGACTATATGTCAGACTATAAAGAGACTGCCGACCGCTACGACCTGAAGCTGATCATGCTGATCACTCCGGAAACCTCCGCAGACCGTATCCGCCTGATCGACGAACATACCTCCGGCTTTATCTATATGGTATCGAGTGCAGCCACCACCGGAGCACAACAGAGTTTCGACGATCAGAAGCAGGCATATTTCCGTCGTATCAATGCAATGAATCTGCAGAATCCCCGCCTGGTAGGTTTCGGAATTTCCAACAAAGCAACTTTCGAAGCTGCTTCTTCCAATTCTTCAGGAGCCATCATCGGCAGCAAGTTTATCCAGTTACTGAAAAGCGAAAAGACTATTTCCGATGCGGTAGATAAGCTGTTGGAAGGATTGAAAAAATAA
- a CDS encoding anthranilate synthase component I family protein: MHYHFKTISKQVLGDLHTPVSIYLKVRDIYPESALLESSDFHGNENSLSFIALCPLASIGINNGESTAVFPDGIREVTPLTENYNVADAMNAFLSHYSIEGADKNVCGLFGYTAFDAVRYFENIPVMEAHHEENDAPDMLYILYRYILVFNHFKNELTLVELLQENEQSNLQEIEALIENRNYASYNFQTSGPETSPITDEEYRASVREGIKHCLRGDVFQIVLSRRFEQPFKGDDFKVYRALRSINPSPYLFYFDFGGFRIFGSSPETHCKVTDGHASIDPIAGTAFRTGNVALDKQRTEALLADPKENAEHVMLVDLARNDLSRNAHNVQVDFYKEVQYYSHVIHLVSRVSSEINNDSNPVKTYIDTFPAGTLSGAPKVRAMQLITDIEKHNRGAYGGCIGFIGLNGDLNQAITIRTFVSRGNVLYYQAGAGIVAKSNDERELQEVNNKLGALKKAIDLAEKLKN; the protein is encoded by the coding sequence ATGCACTATCATTTCAAAACGATAAGCAAACAGGTCTTAGGTGACCTGCATACTCCCGTAAGCATTTACTTAAAAGTACGGGATATCTACCCGGAATCGGCGTTACTGGAAAGTTCCGATTTTCACGGAAATGAGAACAGCCTTTCTTTCATTGCTCTCTGTCCGCTGGCGAGCATCGGCATCAACAACGGTGAGAGTACGGCGGTTTTCCCCGACGGAATCCGGGAGGTTACCCCTCTTACCGAAAATTACAATGTGGCAGATGCGATGAATGCCTTCCTCAGCCACTACAGCATTGAAGGAGCAGACAAAAATGTCTGCGGATTATTCGGTTACACAGCATTCGACGCAGTCCGTTACTTCGAGAATATCCCGGTGATGGAAGCTCATCACGAAGAGAACGACGCACCCGACATGCTATACATATTATATAGGTATATCCTTGTATTCAATCATTTCAAAAATGAACTGACCCTGGTCGAGCTGCTGCAGGAAAACGAACAGAGTAACCTGCAGGAAATAGAAGCACTGATCGAAAACCGCAACTATGCTTCCTATAACTTCCAGACTTCCGGACCGGAGACTTCTCCCATCACCGATGAAGAATACAGAGCATCGGTCCGCGAAGGAATCAAACACTGCCTGCGTGGCGATGTCTTCCAAATCGTACTTAGCCGTCGCTTCGAACAGCCGTTCAAAGGGGATGACTTCAAAGTCTACCGTGCATTGAGGAGTATCAATCCTTCCCCTTACCTGTTTTATTTCGACTTCGGCGGTTTCCGCATCTTCGGTTCTTCTCCCGAGACACATTGCAAAGTAACGGACGGCCATGCCAGCATCGACCCGATCGCCGGAACCGCTTTCCGTACCGGAAATGTAGCCCTCGACAAACAGCGTACCGAAGCCTTGCTGGCAGACCCGAAAGAGAATGCCGAACATGTGATGCTGGTAGACCTTGCACGCAACGACCTGAGCCGGAATGCCCACAACGTACAAGTCGATTTCTATAAAGAAGTGCAATACTACAGCCATGTGATCCATTTGGTTTCCCGTGTCAGCAGTGAAATAAACAACGATAGCAATCCGGTGAAAACGTATATCGACACCTTCCCGGCAGGAACCCTCAGCGGTGCCCCGAAAGTGCGTGCCATGCAACTGATCACGGACATCGAGAAACATAACCGCGGAGCCTACGGCGGTTGCATCGGATTTATCGGCCTGAACGGTGACCTCAACCAGGCAATCACCATCCGTACATTCGTCAGCCGCGGCAATGTATTATATTACCAGGCAGGTGCCGGCATCGTTGCCAAGAGCAACGACGAGCGGGAACTACAGGAAGTAAACAACAAGCTGGGCGCTTTAAAAAAGGCAATCGACCTGGCAGAAAAACTGAAGAATTGA
- a CDS encoding NADH peroxidase, producing MKKKWICTVCGYVHEGDEAPEFCPQCKQPKSKFKELVETEGALQFVDEHVLGVAKGVDPVILEGLNAHFMGECTEVGMYLAMSRQADREGYPEVAEAFKRYAWEEAEHAAKFAELLGDVVWDTKTNLKKRMEAEAGACEDKKRIATLAKQQNLDAIHDTVHEMCKDEARHGKGFEGLYNRYFK from the coding sequence ATGAAAAAGAAATGGATCTGCACAGTATGTGGTTATGTTCATGAAGGTGACGAAGCTCCTGAATTTTGCCCGCAATGTAAACAGCCGAAAAGCAAGTTCAAAGAACTGGTAGAAACAGAAGGTGCTTTACAGTTTGTTGACGAACATGTATTAGGAGTAGCTAAAGGTGTTGACCCTGTTATTCTTGAAGGATTGAATGCTCACTTCATGGGTGAATGTACTGAAGTCGGTATGTATTTGGCAATGAGTCGTCAGGCTGATCGCGAAGGTTATCCTGAAGTAGCAGAAGCGTTCAAACGTTATGCTTGGGAAGAAGCAGAACATGCTGCTAAGTTTGCAGAACTGTTGGGTGACGTTGTTTGGGATACAAAGACTAACCTGAAAAAACGTATGGAAGCGGAAGCTGGTGCATGCGAAGACAAAAAACGTATTGCAACATTAGCTAAACAGCAGAATCTGGATGCAATCCATGACACTGTACATGAAATGTGTAAAGACGAAGCTCGCCATGGAAAAGGCTTCGAAGGTTTATATAATCGTTATTTCAAATAA
- a CDS encoding phosphoribosylanthranilate isomerase: MLIKVCGMRDPENIRQVAATGIDWMGFIFYARSARSVDNGKLKIENERKSSPLNNSQLSILNCQFKKVGVFVNATTEQMIEIARLYRLDYLQLHGNESPDICYALQKRGYAIIKAFLIASADDLASTTEYEGRADYFLFDTKCNSYGGSGKQFDWSVLASYKGNTPFLLSGGINLDSADAIIHFRHPRLAGIDLNSGFEIEPGMKDTEKIRTFIEKIKK, encoded by the coding sequence ATGCTGATCAAGGTATGCGGAATGCGAGATCCGGAAAATATCCGACAGGTGGCTGCTACAGGGATCGACTGGATGGGTTTTATCTTTTACGCTCGCTCTGCTCGCTCAGTTGACAATGGAAAATTGAAAATTGAAAATGAAAGAAAGAGCTCCCCTCTTAATAATTCTCAATTGTCAATTCTCAATTGTCAATTCAAAAAAGTCGGTGTCTTCGTCAATGCCACGACCGAACAGATGATAGAGATAGCTCGACTGTATCGGCTCGACTATTTACAGCTGCATGGTAACGAATCGCCGGATATTTGTTACGCACTGCAAAAACGCGGCTATGCCATTATCAAAGCATTCCTTATTGCTTCGGCTGACGACCTGGCTTCCACGACTGAATATGAAGGACGTGCCGATTATTTCCTGTTCGATACCAAATGTAACAGTTACGGTGGTTCCGGTAAGCAGTTCGACTGGTCGGTACTTGCTTCTTATAAAGGAAATACCCCGTTCCTGCTCAGCGGTGGTATCAACCTCGACAGTGCGGACGCCATCATACATTTCCGACATCCCCGACTCGCCGGTATCGACCTGAACAGCGGGTTCGAGATCGAACCTGGCATGAAGGATACAGAAAAGATAAGAACGTTTATAGAAAAGATTAAGAAATAA
- the trpC gene encoding indole-3-glycerol phosphate synthase TrpC encodes MKDILQEIIANKRIEVDRQKQAVRLQTLLALGGERLERTTYSMRASLAASSSGIISEFKRKSPSKGWLHPDAAIAEIVPAYKEAGASACSILTDSLFFGGSLGDLCLARKLVDIPLLRKDFIIDEYQLYQARVMGADAVLLIAACLTPDQCLELAELAHTLQLETLLEIHSEAELEYLNPHIDMLGVNNRNLGTFHTDVANSFRLAEKMQEIVKEKDLAPLLVSESGISSTETVSQLREAGFRGFLIGETFMKTGQPGDTLSAFIGGLPC; translated from the coding sequence ATGAAAGATATATTGCAAGAAATCATCGCCAACAAACGCATTGAAGTGGACCGCCAAAAGCAGGCGGTGCGCCTTCAGACCTTATTGGCTTTGGGTGGCGAACGTCTGGAACGCACCACCTATTCGATGCGTGCATCGTTGGCTGCTTCCTCATCCGGTATCATCTCCGAGTTCAAGCGCAAGAGCCCTTCAAAGGGTTGGTTACATCCCGATGCCGCCATTGCAGAGATAGTCCCCGCTTATAAAGAAGCCGGTGCATCTGCCTGTTCCATCCTCACCGATTCTCTGTTCTTCGGCGGTTCACTGGGTGACCTGTGCCTGGCACGCAAACTGGTCGACATCCCACTGCTGCGGAAAGATTTCATCATCGACGAATATCAGCTTTACCAGGCTCGTGTCATGGGAGCCGATGCCGTCCTGCTGATTGCCGCCTGCCTCACACCGGACCAATGCCTGGAACTGGCAGAACTGGCGCACACCCTGCAATTGGAAACTTTGCTGGAAATCCATAGCGAAGCTGAGCTGGAATACCTGAATCCGCATATCGACATGCTGGGCGTGAACAACCGCAACCTCGGAACCTTCCACACCGACGTAGCCAATTCCTTCCGGCTGGCAGAGAAGATGCAAGAGATAGTCAAAGAAAAAGACCTTGCTCCTCTCCTGGTATCAGAAAGCGGAATCTCATCGACAGAGACTGTCTCTCAATTACGTGAAGCCGGTTTCCGGGGCTTCCTGATCGGTGAAACATTTATGAAAACGGGGCAGCCAGGTGATACTCTCTCTGCTTTCATAGGAGGTTTGCCATGCTGA
- the trpB gene encoding tryptophan synthase subunit beta, translating into MKTYQVDKNGYYGEFGGAYIPEILHQCVENLQNIYLEVLESESFKQEFNLLLRDYVGRPSPLYLAKRLSKKYGCKIYLKREDLNHTGAHKINNTIGQILLARRMGKTRIIAETGAGQHGVATATVCALMNMECIVYMGKTDVERQHANVQKMEMLGATVVPVTSGNMTLKDATNEAIRDWCCHPSDTYYIIGSTVGPHPYPDMVARLQSVISEEIKKQLLEKEGRDHPDYLIACVGGGSNAAGTIYHFVDDERVKLVLAEAGGKGICSGQSAATIQLGKKGIIHGARTLVMQNEDGQIEEPYSISAGLDYPGIGPIHANLSVTHRASILAVDDDEALEAAFELTRLEGIIPALESAHALGALSKVNFKPEDVVVLTVSGRGDKDMDTFINYKLKIEN; encoded by the coding sequence ATGAAAACGTATCAAGTTGACAAAAACGGTTATTATGGAGAGTTCGGCGGAGCATATATCCCCGAGATACTTCACCAGTGTGTGGAAAACTTACAGAACATTTATCTGGAAGTACTGGAAAGCGAAAGTTTCAAACAGGAATTCAATCTGTTACTCCGCGATTATGTAGGCCGTCCCTCTCCTCTTTACCTTGCCAAACGGTTAAGCAAAAAGTATGGCTGCAAGATCTATCTGAAACGGGAAGACCTGAATCATACGGGAGCCCATAAGATCAATAACACGATCGGACAGATCCTGCTGGCACGCCGTATGGGTAAGACACGCATCATCGCAGAAACAGGTGCCGGACAACATGGTGTGGCAACAGCAACCGTCTGCGCCCTGATGAATATGGAATGTATTGTCTATATGGGTAAGACGGACGTGGAACGCCAGCACGCCAATGTGCAGAAGATGGAGATGCTCGGAGCAACAGTCGTTCCGGTCACATCCGGTAACATGACCCTGAAAGATGCGACGAACGAAGCGATCCGTGACTGGTGTTGTCATCCTTCCGATACGTATTATATCATCGGTTCTACCGTAGGTCCTCATCCTTACCCGGATATGGTGGCACGTCTGCAATCCGTTATCAGCGAAGAGATAAAGAAGCAACTGCTGGAGAAAGAGGGACGGGATCATCCGGATTATCTGATCGCTTGTGTGGGAGGAGGCAGTAATGCAGCGGGGACTATTTACCATTTTGTCGATGATGAACGCGTGAAGCTCGTACTGGCGGAAGCCGGGGGAAAAGGAATCTGTTCCGGTCAGAGCGCCGCTACTATCCAATTGGGAAAGAAAGGCATTATCCACGGAGCACGGACACTGGTGATGCAGAACGAAGACGGGCAGATAGAAGAACCTTACTCGATTTCCGCCGGACTGGATTATCCGGGTATCGGTCCGATCCATGCGAATCTCTCCGTTACTCACCGGGCTTCCATCCTGGCTGTCGACGACGATGAAGCACTGGAAGCGGCCTTCGAACTGACACGACTGGAAGGGATCATTCCCGCTTTGGAAAGTGCACATGCACTGGGGGCACTCAGTAAAGTGAATTTCAAACCGGAAGATGTGGTGGTACTGACTGTTTCCGGACGTGGGGATAAAGATATGGACACTTTTATTAATTATAAATTGAAAATTGAAAATTGA
- a CDS encoding class I SAM-dependent methyltransferase → MKQTDEFRRFVKEHAGDDLTRLLLSASRYPSIDVPFAADQIAARRQIREKLPSWYANDALLFPSKISAEQCSSEQTAFYKQRLVQENETLCDLTGGLGIDSYYFSRRVRHVDYIERFPGYCEAARNNFSVLGADNITVIEGDSTELLSRLPQVDVFYIDPARRGEGNKRVYALPDCEPDLPALLPDLFLRAPKVIAKLSPMADIRQTLELLPGTTQIHVLSVKNECKELLFVIERGSAVTSPAIHCINYDSSGREDAFTFTLEEEYSELLHPANRIGRFFYEPNASLLKAGAFKCVATRFGLEKLHISSHLYTSDTQVENFPGRCFVVEEVYPFSGKLCKSLSKDIPQANMTVRNFPLSVEELRKRTKITDGGNVYLFATTVADGSKIMVKCGKL, encoded by the coding sequence ATGAAACAGACTGATGAGTTCCGGAGATTTGTAAAAGAGCATGCAGGGGATGATTTGACACGTCTCTTGTTGAGTGCTTCCCGTTATCCTTCGATCGACGTTCCTTTTGCGGCAGACCAGATTGCTGCCCGCCGCCAGATCAGGGAGAAGCTGCCTTCATGGTATGCCAATGATGCTTTATTGTTCCCTTCGAAGATATCCGCCGAACAATGTTCGTCCGAGCAGACCGCTTTTTATAAGCAACGTTTGGTGCAGGAGAACGAAACGCTGTGCGATCTGACCGGCGGACTGGGAATCGATAGTTATTATTTTTCCCGCCGGGTCCGTCATGTCGATTATATCGAACGTTTCCCCGGATATTGCGAGGCGGCACGGAATAACTTCTCCGTCTTGGGAGCGGATAATATAACGGTGATCGAAGGAGACAGCACGGAGCTTTTATCCCGTTTGCCCCAGGTCGATGTCTTTTATATCGATCCCGCCCGTCGTGGCGAAGGCAACAAACGTGTCTATGCTTTGCCCGATTGCGAACCGGATCTGCCAGCTCTTTTGCCCGACCTGTTTCTCCGTGCTCCCAAAGTGATTGCGAAGTTATCTCCGATGGCCGATATCCGGCAAACACTTGAACTGTTACCCGGAACGACTCAGATACATGTTCTGTCAGTGAAGAATGAATGTAAGGAACTTTTATTTGTTATAGAACGCGGGAGTGCAGTCACCTCACCGGCTATCCATTGCATCAATTATGACAGCAGCGGGAGGGAAGATGCTTTTACTTTTACATTGGAAGAAGAATATTCCGAGCTTCTGCATCCGGCAAACCGGATCGGCCGTTTCTTTTACGAACCCAATGCTTCTTTGCTGAAAGCCGGAGCCTTCAAGTGTGTGGCAACCCGTTTCGGGCTGGAGAAACTGCATATAAGCAGCCATCTCTACACTTCCGATACCCAGGTCGAAAACTTTCCCGGCAGATGCTTCGTTGTCGAAGAGGTCTATCCTTTTTCCGGGAAGCTATGCAAGAGCCTGTCCAAAGATATTCCTCAAGCCAATATGACTGTCCGCAACTTCCCCTTGTCCGTCGAAGAGTTGCGCAAACGAACAAAGATAACGGATGGGGGAAATGTGTATCTTTTTGCTACAACCGTTGCCGATGGGAGTAAAATTATGGTTAAATGTGGCAAGTTGTAG